The Elephas maximus indicus isolate mEleMax1 chromosome 17, mEleMax1 primary haplotype, whole genome shotgun sequence DNA segment AGCAACTCTGCCCTGATTCCTGGGGGAGCCTAGTTCAATGTAGCGTTTGAGAAAAGGAATCTGCATTCAGACATTTCCCTGGGACCAGATTAGAAACCTGGTGCCTGCGGCATCCTGTATATTCGTTACAAGGACAAAAATTTCTGTCCTCGGGTGCTGACGGGTAAAATCCATAAAAATTGTATCTGTAAAGGATAGAAGAACTGCCTTGTACCTTTTGAGCAGAGCAAGGTATAACAGGACTTAGGTCTCCACTGCTTATGCTCTTGGGTTAGTCTGAGAAAGGTTGAGTCTTTGTTTGCCATTGTCTCAACATCTGGAGGTTAATAGACATTTTCAAAGCCCATATGAAAAAGGTCCCAATAAAATACATGAATCTTGATTGGCTCTTAGTTAAAAAATAGCTGTAGTTCTTTGTTCATCTCTTGGGACAATTGGAAAAAATTGAATCTGGACTGAATATTAGTTGTTAATAGGATTGTTTAGGTACAGTAATCGTTTTGTGGTTTTATAAAATGGCCGTACTCTTAGCAGATGCGTGCTTAAATATTTAGGGATGAAGAATCGATGTCTTCAACTTACTTCAGATGGTTCAGTAAACACAGACACacgtacaaacacacacagagagaaaacaaatatGGAAAAATGTTATTACTTGTTGAATATAGTGGTGAGTTTACGGGTGTTCATGGTATTATTCTTTCAACTTATCGAAAGTTTGATAATGAAAGTTTGGGGAAAagctaaactttaaaaaaaatgttaaacgtttatttttctattctgaTTTCAGTAGAATTCTGGCTTTCTTGAGTATATTAGAATGATCAGTAGGGGAAGGGTGCGAAGAAGGTACCAGCAATTAATTGCAGATCCAAAGGAATGAGCTTTAGGGGcagaacaacaacataacaacaaaaatgttttttaaaagattgACAACAGAGTAACTCGTTGGACAACTGTTCTTTCTAGGCCAGGAAATCTCACAGGGGAAGAAATGCCAGTTTCTAATTTGCCTTTCTTCCCCAAACCAGCATAACAGATTTGTCCTGGACTGTAAAGACAAGGAGCCTGACGTGCTGTTTGTAGGAGACTCCATGGTGCAGTTGATGCAGCAATACGAGGTAAAGGTAGACGGGGTGCTGGGGGCCCTTGGCGAGCAAGTAGCAGATGATCATGCTGAGCTGAACCTGTAGACTTCTTCGTGACTCTTAGAAAGCTCTACTTGAGAGTAGAGAGAAGCCAGACCTACCTAATGGGATTCTTTTTGCCACTAAGCatgatgagggaaaaaaattagcCTTGTTTACAACTGAACTCTCTTATTTGCGTGATATTTATATTTGTCCTAATCATGatttttaattcttattatttgcattttaccattttcttatgtatttttgTGATAAGCTCTTCCAATTTTGGTTTGGCATTCTTGCAagggaaatttaaaagaaaaggtaCCTTTACTCCTTTTTGGCTCTAGAACTCTAAATACCTGCATCTCATGTTTCTAGTTCATCCTGTTTCTTTAAATGGTTGaataaagccaaaccaaaaccaaacccattgccgtagagtcagttccgactcatagcgaccctacagaacagagtagaactgccgcatagagtttccaaggagtgcctggtggattagaactgccgactttttggttagcagccacagcacttaaccactatgccaccagggtttccggttgaATAAAGAGAAAGGAGAATTTATTGAGGTGCCAGCTTAAATATAAATGTGGGTACCTCTTTAGGAGCATCAGGTTGAGTTGTGACTCAGAGTCCTCATGCTTCCTTAAGAACTCAGTTATATGATGCCATCTTCAAAGCCCCTTAAGCAGTGAATGGCACAGCACTCGAAGTGTTAGGTTTGAATACAGAAAATGGAAGTTTATTTCAGATGCCACACAACACATTGCAGTGGAAGGATTTTATTTCCCACTAATTTTGGCTTAAATAAATCATGTTCTCTTTTTAGATATGGCGAGAACTTTTTTCCCCTCTTCATGCACTGAATTTTGGAATTGGAGGAGATACAACAAGACATGTTTTGTGGAGACTAAAAAATGGAGAACTGGAGAACATTAAACCTAaggtaaaatgaaatttatttttataagaaataatTACCACTAATATTGAGGCTTCTTCAAGTATTTAAGTTGTCTGAAATTGGCAGTAAAAAACATTGCTTCCTTAAAGCACTCTGTCACTATTCTTGTTTGCTTCATGTCTGTTTAAGGGAAATGATATTGTTGTTTAAGAGCATGGCAAAATACATATTCATTTAAGAAATCAGCGTATCGTTTGCCTAGCTTGTATTTGTAGTTGTTGTAATTATCTTTTTCAGTTATAGACAGAGATTTGATGCTAATGAGGGGAATGCGTGGGCCAGGGGACAGTATGGGGGGAAACTGCTCAGAGATGGGCCATGGGAGCAGGGCCATTATTAACTTCAGTAAGTGATTTTGAATCTATTTAACCATATAAGCAAATTGGTAATCAAGGCCTCcaagtttttctgaagaagatttgaagcagaTGTGAACAAATATTCACCATGACACCCACCCAGTACCTTATCACGTTGTAAATGTCTGGAGTTGGGACAcagcatataattttttttcaaccTCAGCCAAAGATAAAACAAAGCTGAGCAACTAATAAAAGTTGTGTTAGCTGAAAGCATTTTGTTTGCCCTTCTAATAGAAAAATGCATCCATGTGCCTCTCTTTTGGGAGAGAGTAAAGATTTACTTTGTTGAGTCACCTTATGAGATACATGTCTCTAAGTGACAGCCaccttttaaaatgattttttttttttttttaaagagaaaagctCTTTAAAACCGTATCCACCCTCCACCCCAATAACTCTTTTCCTTTAGTGCAGCTGTGTATTTACACCCATTCTACTCCTTcgggtatttttctttctttttctagaagATACTTCTAGTCAGGGAGACTAAGTCTTTCTGTGATGTGAGTTGCAAATAGTTTTCCCCAGGTTGCTTAGATTTCACTtcgctataattttttttaatatgcagatTATATTTTTATACAGTTGCACTTATTAGTCTTTTCTGTATAGCTATTGGATTTTGAGAAGTTTAGTTCCAACTCCACAATGATAAATAattctttgtttccttctggtaCGATTTTGCCACTTGAATGTTCAGTCCATTTGGAATTTGTCCTGATATATGATGTGAAATATAGATCAATGTTTTAAGATGGCTATCCAGTTGGAGTTCTCCAAAGCCATTTAAGAAGTTCATCTATCCTCCTTTTAtatttgattttaagattttCATCTAAATATTGGACATTCTGTTATTCCTTAGTATTGAtcctttttccccttcttttcttctctcaaCTACAGGTCATTGTTGTCTGGGTAGGAACAAACAACCATGAAAATACGGCAGAAGAGGTAGCAGGTGGGATCGAGGCCATCGTACAGCTTATCAACACAAGACAGCCACAGGCCAAGATCATTGTATTGGTATGCGGTCTTTGGGTGTTTGGAGACCTTAATATCTTTGGGTTAGCTGAGGAATGATCTTAGAAATGTGATCACTCAAGAATAGAGAGAATCTGTAGGTGGAAGCAGTTTATGGCACTTTTTTTTAGCACTTTCTGTGCTGTCTTTTCTTTGATGCACCCTGTTGTCTTACCAGTTTCATCATCATTTCCTAGACAATCTGTGGGGTTATCTTTTATTCACTTGTCCTTTCTTAGAAGGCTGGAAATCCTCCTTTTTAACtcagatgccttttttttttagattgccatctactaataatttaaaatattaacaaagtTGCATATGAGACTTGTCTGAATCCTGAATCTCTTGTGGTTAGGCCTGGGTTTGGATTAATTTAGATACATTGTTGTGTTCCACTGTTAATATGTTAAAGGTGGTATATTTATTAGAATCTCTGGATTCCCTAAAACATCAGAAATTCCATCAGCAAAAACTGAGTACATGATAGTTTTACTCCAAACAGAAAGTTCTACCCTTTGTAGAGTTACaagcattgtctttttttttttttttttaaataagcatcaAGTCTTTATGGTCTCAGAGGTAGAACAGCTGTCTGTTTCACTGTACAAGTTAGCTGTAGATATTCTTCGCTCAACTTGAAACATACATTTAAGCAAAATCTGATGGTAATTCAGTTCTTTAATGTGTTCAGTTCTTAAGTAGTGTTAAGgtagtcattcattcaacagatgtcAAGTATTGCTAAGTATAAGGCACTGTCCTAGGTCCTgaggatacaaagatgaacaagACATAGTCCCtgtcaaggagctcacagttttGTGGATGGGAACAACAgtgtaaagagagaattataccATATGCTaagggcgggggggcggggacaTGGAAGTTGAGGCATAACAGTTGGTATCTGAGTTTAGTTTTaaagaattcattggtctttagacagatgggaaaccctggttacatagtggttaagagctatggctgttaaccaaaaggtcggcagttcgagtcggccaggcactccttggaaaccctatggggcagttctactctgtcctatagggtctctgtgagtcggaatcaactcaatggcaatgggtttggtttggttttttggtgttagataagaaaagcaaaaagagaaggcattacagaggggaaaaaatgatCAAAGGCTTGTGTATCTGTGTGTTTGCTGAGTGAGTAGAAGAGGATGTTAGAAGAAGTTGAGATTTGTCGTTGTGTGAAGTTTGAGGTTGAGATGAACTAGGAGAAAAAGGCCATAGACAGGTCATGTAGGAATTTGTATGCCAGCGTACATAGGAATTTATTTGGATTTTATAGGTGCTGGGGAGTCAGgtcttttttcttattatataGTATTTGATTTAATTTACTTGTTTGTGTGCTTATTTATATCCtgctaaccctggtggcgtagtggttaagagctatggctgctaaccgaaaggtcggcagttcagattcaccaggtgctccttggaaaccctgtggggcagttctgctctgtcctgtatggctgctgtgagttggaatcaccttgatggctgtgggtttggtttttggttttattccagAAAGGATTATGTTGTGGTTAAGAGTCCATCTTTAAAGCTCGTTGGCCAGTCAGTACATAGTAGTTGCTTAGGAAACTGCCGTTAGGCAATTTGTTGTATGAATGTTGCTGACTAAACTCTCCATTAATAGTCTTTATTTCAACCAGACTTTTAAGTTTGATATACAGTGGTGTTAATTTTGTTATCTTCAATACAGAAATATGGAAAGTAAACTAAATAGTCAACTGCTCAGGgaatgaaaggctggtggttcagacgcccccagtggctctgcgggggaagggcctggcagtctgcgCCCCTACAGATCAGAGCCTAGAgcgcccatggggcagttctgctctgtcacatgggatcactgtgagtcgaagttgactccatggcacctaacaacaacgtgacAATTACTAGGACAATGTGGACAGAATTTATGgcatatttaaatgaaaaaatggaaTACCAAACAGTATGTATGTTATATTTAGAATTTCTTAACAGTATGTATTTCATCTGGAAAAGGACTAGAAGGAAACAATTATATTATAGGTTGAAGATATTAGGAGTGtaactttttctttcttgtttcctttaatatcctaatattttagaaattactaaaaatcaaagggaaAACCACATGGCACACCCTTGATATTAACGTATTAAGGAGATGCCGCGCAAGTCCATCCCTCACCTTCGCCCTGTTCTTCGTGACTGTGACTGCTGCCGTGTTCTTTGCAAGTCAGAACAGACTGCGTGCTGACCGTTCACTGGCTGTCCCTTTCGGCTGTGCGTTGTATCTCAGCCAGACTTTGATATGTCGGCACTGAGGGCAGCTCTTCTGCATTAAGTATTGGATACAGAGCCTTAGACTTTGACAGTCATACAAACTAGAGCGTAAGATTGACCTGGTCACAGGACGTTTTTGAAGAGCTTAACGAAGATAGGAGGAGACGGACCAGGGCAGCAGAGTCATCATTCTCTATGGTTCTCCTTTTGAACTACACAACTACACATTAAGTTCCTAATCAAGGCCCCcaaattttatgaaatattttaaagcagaTATGAACAAATACTTtctaaaacatcttttttttactAAGATATCCTCAGAAAATCTCTTTGTGAAATAAGACTTCTTACCATACCCTGTAGGAGAAACAGGTGGCAAAATTTTTGCTAAATAACAATAACTTGGCTGTAGCATCATTAACTATAAACCAACTAAAAGGTCAGGATCTCTGGCAATAATCCATAGTGGAATCAGTTGCCTATAGGAGGCTACTTCTAGTTCAAAATGATAAAACCTTGTTGCCAAATAAGAgcagtttttttaaatatatatatataatttttattgtgctttaagtgcaagtttacaaatcaagtcagcctctcacacaaaaacttatatacaccttgctacacactcccagttactctccccctgatgagacagcccgctctctccctccactctctctttttgtgtccatttcgccagcttctaaccccctccaccctctcatctcccctccaggcaggagatgccaacatagtctcaagtgtccacctgatctaagaagctcactcctcacaagagcaggcttttattttctatattagGATGACAGATAATCTGGTTTATCTGACAATTTATATGATTAACACAAAAGTTTAAAATGAATGTAGAACGCGTCTGCTTCATTGTGCTAGATATCATGTGTCTCTGATTCATGAAGACAGCATCTGCTCCAACTCTTTGTTTCTCACGGTGTATTTTAGTGTGGGTTCCATGTGGCATTAATAGGTAGGAATGTATTTGAGCGAGGTTTTTCTGATGGAGAATGgattgaagggaaggacaatactggaGGTAAGAAGACTAGTCAGGAGATTTTACATTAATTGAGATGAGTAGTCATAAGTTCCCAAGCAATATTAGTGTGTATAATAGAACCAgaaacaccagttgctgtcagttctgactcatggtgagcccatgtgttgcagagtagaactgcgctccataggcctttcaagctgtgacctttcagaaacagattggtaggcctttcttccaagtgcctctgggtgggctggagccaccaaccttctggttagtagtcaagtgcttaactgtttgtaccacccagggactccatgtataTAATAGGCATGGAGAAAAGAGAATGGATTGAAGAAGTacttagaaaacaaaaactgGGTAGATTGATTAGTAGTAAGGTAGTTAGGTCAAGTATCTTAGCTTGGTAACTGGGGGATGTTGGAATGACCAGTTGATACAGAGGATGTAGAAGGAGCGTAGTTTAGAGGGGAGAGATGATGATTtgcttttggacatgttaagCTGGAGGTGCCCCAGGAGCATTCAGGTTTGGTTCTCTGACTGGCAGTTCAATATGCAATTCAGAAGCTCTAGGAAgagatctggagccctggtggcacagtgggtaaagcactcggctgctaaccaaaaggttggtggttcgaaacccccagcagctccacaggagaaagatgtggcagcctgctttggtagagatttatagccctggaaatcttatggggttgctatgagttggaatcaacttgatggcagtagatTTGGTTTTCTGATTAGGAAGAGATCAGGCTAAAGTGTTAGACTGGGAAGAGTAGTGCACCAGGGACAAGACCCTGGAGAATTCCAACAATTAAGGGGCGGGAGGAGGACAAGGAACTCATGAAGTAACTGAGAAGGAATGATCAGGGAGCTTTTATTAAAACCAGTCTAGTCCAGTGTTTCAGAAATCAAAGGACTAGAAGGTGCCAAATGGAGCAGTGGTTCCAAGAATAGCCAGAATCACAGATATATTGGTAGAGAGAAATGAGTGaatcttttcattttatgttcTTTTCTGCTCTGCCCCAGGGTTTGTTACCTCGAGGTGAGAAGCCCAACCCTTTGAGGCAAAAGAATGCCAAGGTGAACCAGCTTCTCAAGGTTTCCCTGCCGAAGCTTGCCAATGTTCAGCTCCTGGATACAGACGGGGGCTTTGTGCACTCGGACGGTGCCATCTCCTGCCACGACATGTTTGATTTTCTGCATCTCACAGGAGGGGGCTATGCAAAGATCTGCAAACCTCTCCATGAACTGATCATGCAGTTGTTGGAGGAAACACCTgaggagaaacaaaccaccattGCCTGACTGGCTCCCGTCAGTGTTGATAGCATCACAGCTTCCTCAGATCAGTTAGATCACTGGCACTACAGAACCCTTCTCTTTCTTAAGGCACTTTGCATTGTAGAATGTTCCTGGATGTTCTTTCTAGTGTTTGAAGGGGAGGGGGGATTTAAACTGATCCTGTACATAGAAGGTTTGTTTTACACAGGagaaaaattagccaaggaagaTTGTTGTTTAAATTCAGTTGAAACCAGAAGGGGACCTTGAGTTGTTTGTATGACACGTTCATTGAATTATCACTTTTTCCTAGGACAGCATCTGCCTGAGTACTGAACAATACGAAGACTCTTTTCTTGGCCTTGCTTTCTATGGATTATGTCATGTATAATAATTATCAGAATCACATTTACTTGGCTTTAAAAtggatggtttttgttttttttttttccagttaaggTTTATATTTTAGGTTTTCGTCTTTATTTTGCTTTACTCATGTATTCTCAAGGT contains these protein-coding regions:
- the PAFAH1B2 gene encoding platelet-activating factor acetylhydrolase IB subunit alpha2, yielding MSQGDSNPAAIPHAAEDIQGDDRWMSQHNRFVLDCKDKEPDVLFVGDSMVQLMQQYEIWRELFSPLHALNFGIGGDTTRHVLWRLKNGELENIKPKVIVVWVGTNNHENTAEEVAGGIEAIVQLINTRQPQAKIIVLGLLPRGEKPNPLRQKNAKVNQLLKVSLPKLANVQLLDTDGGFVHSDGAISCHDMFDFLHLTGGGYAKICKPLHELIMQLLEETPEEKQTTIA